The following proteins come from a genomic window of Nitrosopumilus sp.:
- a CDS encoding CFI-box-CTERM domain-containing protein, producing the protein MKTRLLIIVAFAVILSFSSLTTVLATQFLVDTTLHPESDESREQLERYCTLQDKPILKDDLFHNNSTHFLSSETCTWLEIPVCGKGTAFVDGSCHVLKLQTTHGDCLIATASYGSELAPQVQMLREIRDNILLNTESGKIFMSGFNSIYYLFSPTIAQWEDDSPIFKESVKLFITPMVTTLSIMTFAEGSELDVILYGLSTIVLIVGMYVVVPVMLIWKVKK; encoded by the coding sequence ATGAAAACTAGACTTTTGATAATTGTTGCATTTGCTGTGATTCTGTCTTTCTCTTCACTCACGACTGTTTTAGCTACTCAGTTTCTAGTTGATACAACTTTGCATCCCGAATCAGATGAATCTAGAGAACAATTGGAAAGATATTGTACATTACAGGATAAACCAATTCTAAAAGATGATTTATTCCATAACAATTCAACTCATTTTCTTTCATCTGAAACTTGCACATGGTTAGAAATACCTGTATGTGGTAAAGGAACAGCATTTGTAGATGGTTCTTGCCATGTTTTAAAATTGCAAACAACTCATGGTGATTGCTTGATAGCTACTGCATCATATGGTTCAGAGTTGGCACCTCAGGTACAAATGTTACGTGAAATTAGAGATAACATTTTGCTAAACACAGAATCTGGGAAAATATTCATGAGTGGCTTTAACTCAATCTATTACTTGTTTTCTCCGACTATTGCACAATGGGAAGATGATAGTCCTATATTCAAAGAATCTGTTAAACTGTTCATCACTCCTATGGTTACGACATTATCTATCATGACTTTTGCAGAAGGTTCAGAACTTGATGTTATTTTGTATGGGTTGTCTACTATTGTACTGATTGTTGGGATGTATGTTGTAGTACCTGTTATGTTGATATGGAAAGTAAAGAAATGA
- the argS gene encoding arginine--tRNA ligase produces the protein MTFKSIIDEIENNLKKILAELSISDVKFAVEPAKPGYGDVSSNVSFLLAKHLKKTPVEIADLLSGKFKNCVNTLVLKSQAHPSGYLNFFADWDKLNQLILSESYLDEFGDVDIGKNSAIVVEHTSVNPNKALHIGHIRNIIIGDCVSRILKKANYRVNVLNYIDDSGLQVADIIVGFKHFGFAEQPPSEKKFDHYCGDDVYVKTTEKYEEDPSLEEIRKNVLKELEDGNSETAKFADKITRKVLAGQLETCWNLGVYYDCLNFESQIIRSGLWSEIFEKLKDMSLIEFENNGKNAGCWVIRGEDKEDDKVIVRSNGTATYIAKDIPYAAWKLGLLEDPFNYEKYEKPQPNSRDLWQTTLNKSNLISQNFSGEKVVTVIDSRQARLQKIITSLMGKFKSVPDAYVHLGYESVTLSSDTAKTLGLDTEGKQAQMSGRKGLYVNADSVYELLKDKTTEETQKRHPEMAKSEIEKIAHHVSVATLRYEMIKQDLDKIITFDLTKSLSLEGDTAPYIQYTHARASRILEKSNRTPTIDVDFSLLKDKSEIDLIKNIGLFNLQVRDAANNLSPKVIARYCHDLAVTFNSFYEHCKVLELGDEKLENSRLCLVNSFKLTLEKALDLLGITAPDRM, from the coding sequence CTGTGGAAATTGCTGATTTATTATCTGGGAAATTTAAAAATTGTGTCAATACATTAGTTTTAAAATCTCAGGCACATCCCTCTGGTTATTTGAATTTCTTTGCAGATTGGGATAAATTAAATCAATTAATCTTATCTGAGTCGTATCTTGATGAATTTGGTGATGTAGATATTGGAAAGAATTCTGCTATTGTAGTAGAACATACTAGTGTTAATCCCAACAAAGCTCTTCATATTGGACATATAAGAAATATCATAATTGGTGATTGTGTATCTAGAATTTTAAAAAAAGCAAATTACAGAGTCAATGTTCTAAATTATATCGATGACTCTGGTCTTCAAGTTGCAGATATCATAGTTGGTTTCAAACACTTTGGTTTTGCTGAACAACCCCCATCTGAAAAAAAGTTTGATCATTATTGTGGTGATGACGTTTATGTCAAAACAACTGAGAAATATGAAGAAGATCCTAGTCTTGAAGAAATAAGAAAAAATGTTCTCAAAGAACTAGAAGATGGAAATTCTGAAACTGCAAAATTTGCAGATAAAATCACTCGGAAAGTTTTGGCAGGTCAACTGGAAACTTGCTGGAATTTGGGTGTTTATTATGACTGCCTTAATTTTGAATCTCAGATAATCCGTTCTGGATTGTGGAGTGAAATTTTTGAAAAACTCAAGGATATGTCTTTGATCGAATTTGAAAATAATGGAAAGAATGCTGGTTGTTGGGTAATTCGAGGAGAGGACAAAGAAGATGATAAGGTGATTGTGAGAAGTAATGGCACTGCAACCTACATTGCCAAAGATATTCCCTATGCTGCTTGGAAATTGGGGTTGTTAGAGGATCCATTTAACTATGAAAAATATGAAAAACCACAGCCTAATTCTAGAGATCTTTGGCAAACCACTTTGAATAAAAGCAATCTCATCTCTCAAAACTTTTCAGGTGAAAAAGTAGTAACTGTAATTGATTCTCGTCAGGCAAGACTGCAAAAAATTATTACATCTTTGATGGGAAAATTCAAGTCAGTACCAGATGCATATGTTCATCTTGGCTATGAATCCGTGACTCTAAGTTCTGATACTGCAAAGACTCTTGGCTTGGACACTGAAGGAAAGCAAGCTCAGATGTCCGGCAGAAAAGGATTGTATGTAAACGCAGATTCTGTTTATGAATTATTAAAAGACAAAACAACTGAGGAAACTCAAAAGCGACATCCTGAAATGGCTAAATCTGAAATTGAAAAAATTGCTCATCATGTTTCAGTTGCCACTTTACGTTATGAAATGATTAAACAAGATTTGGATAAAATCATAACATTTGATTTGACAAAATCTCTTAGCTTGGAAGGTGATACTGCTCCATACATACAATATACTCACGCCAGGGCATCAAGAATTTTGGAGAAATCCAATAGAACTCCTACAATTGATGTTGATTTTTCTTTACTCAAAGACAAGTCCGAAATTGATTTGATTAAAAATATTGGTCTATTTAATTTACAAGTTCGTGATGCTGCAAATAATTTGTCTCCCAAAGTTATTGCAAGATATTGTCATGATTTGGCTGTCACATTCAATTCTTTTTATGAGCATTGTAAGGTTTTGGAATTAGGTGATGAAAAATTAGAAAATTCTCGTTTATGTCTTGTGAATTCGTTTAAACTTACTCTGGAAAAGGCTCTTGATCTTTTGGGAATAACTGCACCTGACAGAATGTAA
- a CDS encoding response regulator, protein MINAKNIICLADANYSKLSFIVIVCHKLQTIHYIIIFSKIIQLAMEPLRYCKILIVDDSAAFREKIRYVLTDAEIGYYYYEAVDGREAVSQYITNKPDVVIMDLMMPNVDGLSAIKAIKKYDPDAKIIVTSTKENKELVQDSIKGGVKDYIIKPFQPGAVVMAVSKALVVTKEYKEKKAKPVTFIDKPLLYKGVYHGHVVNVNKYGEYELSANQDPLTKKLLQKAQDIKDMGKHYELVL, encoded by the coding sequence ATGATAAATGCTAAAAATATAATCTGCCTTGCAGATGCAAATTACTCAAAATTGTCATTTATTGTTATTGTTTGTCATAAACTACAAACAATTCATTATATCATAATTTTTTCTAAAATAATTCAATTAGCAATGGAACCATTACGTTATTGTAAAATTCTCATAGTTGATGATTCAGCTGCATTTAGAGAGAAAATAAGATATGTTCTCACTGATGCTGAAATAGGCTATTATTACTATGAAGCAGTAGACGGGAGAGAAGCAGTTTCACAGTATATCACCAACAAACCGGATGTTGTAATCATGGATCTTATGATGCCAAATGTTGATGGGTTATCAGCCATCAAAGCAATCAAAAAATATGATCCAGATGCAAAAATCATAGTTACATCAACAAAAGAGAACAAAGAATTGGTTCAAGACTCAATCAAAGGAGGAGTAAAAGACTACATCATAAAACCATTTCAGCCAGGAGCTGTAGTCATGGCAGTTTCAAAAGCATTAGTTGTAACTAAAGAATACAAAGAGAAAAAAGCAAAACCAGTGACATTTATCGACAAGCCTTTATTGTATAAAGGAGTTTATCATGGACATGTTGTCAATGTTAACAAATATGGCGAATATGAGTTAAGTGCCAATCAAGATCCATTAACAAAAAAGCTTTTGCAAAAAGCACAGGATATCAAAGATATGGGAAAGCATTACGAATTAGTATTATAA
- a CDS encoding tRNA (adenine-N1)-methyltransferase produces the protein MAKIKQNSPVLFFYNNSKKWLAKISKKESFHTHIGVIKHSDAIGKEYGSRLTTNKDKYVYLLEPTMYDYVMKIQHGTQIVYPKDLGYIVARAGIGDGQKILEIGTGSGSLTSFVANIVKPRGHVYTFDVDENFMKIAEKNIKKAGVSKYVTQQNLDLKTAKTLPLSDMDVALIDLGDPWIVIPKVRQMLKGSGSIFAICPTMNQLEKLTTALVENEFTDIESTEHIIRTIEAREGKTRHSFQGIGHTTYLCFARKAFFDRQLRKSVEKPPADKIPSKTPKKTTKRTKKSTKKSL, from the coding sequence ATGGCCAAAATAAAACAAAATTCACCTGTTTTGTTTTTTTATAATAATTCTAAAAAATGGTTAGCAAAAATTTCAAAAAAAGAATCGTTTCACACTCATATTGGTGTAATCAAACATTCTGACGCAATTGGTAAAGAATATGGCTCTAGATTAACTACAAACAAAGACAAGTATGTCTATCTTTTAGAGCCAACCATGTATGATTATGTAATGAAAATTCAGCACGGTACACAGATTGTTTATCCAAAAGATCTTGGCTATATTGTTGCAAGAGCTGGAATCGGAGATGGCCAAAAGATTTTGGAGATTGGAACTGGAAGTGGCTCGCTCACTTCTTTTGTGGCAAACATTGTAAAGCCTCGTGGACATGTTTACACTTTTGATGTTGATGAAAATTTCATGAAAATTGCAGAAAAAAATATCAAAAAAGCTGGAGTATCAAAATATGTTACGCAACAAAATTTGGATCTGAAAACTGCTAAAACCTTACCATTATCTGATATGGATGTGGCGTTAATTGATTTAGGTGATCCTTGGATTGTTATACCTAAGGTAAGACAGATGTTAAAAGGCAGTGGTAGCATCTTTGCAATTTGTCCTACGATGAATCAATTAGAAAAATTAACCACTGCTTTAGTTGAAAATGAATTTACTGATATAGAATCTACTGAACATATTATCCGAACCATTGAAGCAAGAGAAGGAAAAACCAGACATTCATTTCAAGGAATTGGTCATACCACATACCTGTGTTTTGCTAGAAAAGCATTTTTTGACCGCCAATTGAGAAAATCCGTTGAGAAACCTCCTGCTGATAAAATTCCGTCAAAAACTCCAAAGAAAACAACAAAACGCACAAAGAAATCCACTAAAAAATCACTCTGA
- a CDS encoding NAD(P)H-hydrate dehydratase codes for MVTKNLNITIIKKFIPARNSKSRKGDNGVVLVIGGSYIYHGAPILSSIAALRCGTDLVYTSVPNINVTSTRAISPNLIVIPLVDQKLTRGAVNKLLGSLPRNLDSATIGMGLAIQEKNALLHLVKSLLDRDVRLSLDASALIPDILPLLANKNVVVTPHAGEFKRLFGESPSNSKNERIKLVEKKAKEHGITVLLKGATDVISNGFTTYLYEKKIPAMTVGGTGDVLSGLVAGLLSKNRNSLESAAAATFINGLAGKAVQKKIGLHMTSMDLLDAIPSAMKPFDKIV; via the coding sequence ATGGTTACAAAAAATCTAAACATCACAATTATTAAAAAATTTATTCCTGCGAGAAACTCTAAATCACGAAAAGGTGATAATGGCGTAGTTCTTGTAATCGGCGGCAGTTACATCTATCATGGCGCTCCTATCTTATCTTCAATTGCTGCTCTTAGGTGTGGAACTGATTTGGTTTACACATCTGTTCCAAACATCAATGTAACTTCAACACGTGCTATCTCGCCAAATCTTATTGTCATTCCATTAGTTGATCAAAAATTAACTAGAGGCGCTGTAAACAAGCTTTTAGGATCTTTACCTAGAAATTTAGATTCTGCAACAATTGGAATGGGTCTTGCGATACAAGAAAAAAATGCCCTGTTACATCTTGTCAAATCTCTTTTAGATAGAGATGTACGTTTATCCTTGGATGCAAGTGCTCTGATCCCTGATATTTTGCCTTTACTTGCAAACAAAAATGTTGTAGTTACACCTCATGCTGGTGAATTTAAAAGACTGTTTGGAGAATCACCATCTAATTCAAAAAACGAACGAATCAAACTTGTAGAGAAAAAAGCTAAAGAACATGGAATTACAGTTTTACTAAAGGGCGCCACTGATGTCATCTCAAATGGTTTCACTACTTACCTATATGAGAAAAAAATTCCTGCAATGACTGTTGGGGGAACGGGTGATGTGCTTTCAGGATTAGTTGCAGGATTGTTATCTAAGAATAGAAATTCTTTGGAATCTGCTGCAGCAGCTACATTCATCAATGGATTGGCCGGAAAAGCAGTTCAAAAAAAAATAGGATTACACATGACTTCAATGGATCTGCTGGATGCAATTCCTTCTGCAATGAAACCGTTTGATAAAATTGTGTGA